The nucleotide window GTGCCACGCTCCACGCCGCCGCCGAGCAGGCCGTCCAACTCCGGCACGCCGCTGGAGACGGTCTCTAACCCCGCCGACCGGTCCGGCGCCTCCTGGGGAGAGAGCGCCGGGTAGACGGCGACACCGTCCGTGTCGATCCGGTAGGCGTGTTCCCCGTCGGCCGTGCCGGAGCCCCGGAACTTCGGCACCGAGACGGTGTCGACCGGGCCGGTCGGGTCCAGCGCGATCAGCCCGTCCGTCACGAACTGGAGGTCGTCGATGGGGGCCGACTCCGTGTTCTGAGCGGTGAACACGGCCGTCGCCCCGCGGTCCGTGAGGTAGCGTGCCAGCCCGAGCGTCTGTTGTCGGAACTGGTAGACGTCCGGCGTGAGGTACTGCAGTTGGGTGATCGGGTCCACGACCACCCGGTCGGGATCCGTCTCCTCGACGGCCTCCCGGACGGTGTCCCGGAACGTCTCGCTCTCCACCTCGTCTGGCTCGAACACGTCGTAGGTGCCGTCCTGGCTGAACACCGCCGCCGTCGGCGAGATGTCACAGATCTCGAACGACTCGGCGGCGATACCGACCGCCTGGGCGTTGGCGACCATGTCCGCAGGGTCCTCCTCCAGGTTGACAAGCAACGTCGTCTCGTCGTCGTCGGCGCCGTCGAGGAACGACAGCGCCAACAGCGTCTTGCCGGAGCCCGCCGGCCCGCCGACGACGTAGCTGCGTTCTGCGATCAGCCCGCCACGAGTCACGCGGTCGAGTCCGTCGATCCCGGTCGACACGCGGTCGAGCCCCCGTTCCGTGTCCGCCTCCGTCTGGGTCACGGTTCTACCACGACGCCGTGGGCGTTAACATTTCCCCCGTGTCGCCGCTCTGGAGGATCGGTAGGTTTCTTGCCCGTAGCCCCGTAGGCTCGTAGAGATGACAGTCTCGGTCGACGACCTCCTCGTGGTCGCGGCGCCGGGGCGCGACCGGCGCCTCCTCGCAGACTGGCTCGCCGGCACCGGGAGCTACGGCGTGACGGTGTTGGACCCGACAGACTGTGAGGACGACCTCCCGGAGTACGATGTCGCGGTGCTCGACGAGACGGCGCTGGAACGGTGTGGCGGGCGGCTGTTGGCCCGGCGACGGGCCGCCGACCCGGTGTACCTCCCGCACCTCCTGGTCGGCGCCACGGAGCTGCCGGACGACGACGCCGGCCGCGAGCTCGTCGACGACGTGGTGGCGCTGCCGGTGCGCCAGGGTGAGCTAGAGCGTCGTCTGGAGAACCTCCTCCGGGCCAGACGGACGGCGCTGCGGCTGTCGAACGTGCGCGACCAGTACGAACGGCTGGTCGAACTGACGCCGGAGACGATCCTCCTCGTCCGCGACGGGGAGATCGTCTACGCCAACGAGACCGGGGCGGAGCTGTTGGGGTTCGACGACGGCGACACGCTGCGGGGTGAACGAGTCACGGAGTTCGTCGTCCCCGACGACCGGCCGGCGTTGGAGACGGCGTTGGAGACGGTCGACCGCGACGGCCGGCTGTCGGAGTACCTGGAGGTGACGCTGTCGACGGCGACCGGGCGAGAGCTCCCGGCCGAGGTGGCCGGCGTCACCGTCACCTACGAGGGGGTTCCGACGGCCCAGTTCCTCGTCCGGGACCTCTCCGAGCAGCGTCGCCGGCGGCAGCGACTCACGCTGATGAGTCGCGCGGTGGAGGCGGCCGCCCAGGGGATCACCGTCGCGGACGCCCGACGCCCGGACGAGCCGCTCGTGTACGCCAACGAGGCGTTCGAGCGACTGACCGGCTACGACAGACAGGGGGTGTTGGGACGCAACTGTCGGTTCCTCCAGGGCGAGGGGACGGACCCCGAGACGGTCGCCCGGCTCCGACAGGCCATCGACGACGAACGCCCCGTGTCGGTCGAACTGCTCAACTACCGGAAGGACGGGACCCCGTTCTGGAACCGGCTGGACGTCGTCCCGATCCGCAACGACGGCGGCGAGGTGACACACTACCTCGGGCTCCAACAGGACGTGACGGAGCGGCGCACCCGAGAGGAACGACTGGCCGTCTTAGACCGTGTGCTCCGGCACAACATCCGCAACCGCACGAACGTGATCGGCGGCACGGCACGACTGTTGCTGGAGGCGGAACGCGACGGCGACGACGCGAGCGTCGACCAGGCGGCGTCGCTGGAACGGATCGTCGACGCTTCGGAGGAACTCCAGGCGATCAGCGAACAGGCCCGGGAGTTCCAGACGATCGTCGGCGACGAGGAGAACGAGCGCCAGCGCGTCGAGCTCACGGACGTACTCGAACGGATCACCGCGGAGGCAACGGGCGTGTTCGAGCTCCACCTCCCCGACGAGCCGGTCGTCGTCTCCGCGCACCCGAAGCTGCCGGCGGCGTTGTCGGCCGGGCTGTCGCTCCCGAGCGCGACGACGGAGTCCGGGACGGACCTGCGCGTCGACCTCTCTCGGGAAGACGACATGGTCACCCTGTCGGTGACGGACCGTGGCGGGACGATTCCGCAGTCGGACCTGGAGGCGGTCGCGGCCGAACGCGAGACGGCCATCGAGCACTCGCGGGGCATGGAGCTGTGGGTGGTCCGGTGGACGGTCCTGGCGTCCGACGGGGAGATGACCGTCAGCTTCGACGACGACGACCCGACGGTCCACGTCACGCTCCACGCGGCCGAGTAGGCCGCCGGCAGTCGTACACGGCCGACTACGCCGCCGGTAGCCGGACGGAGACGGCGGTGCCGCCGCCGTTCGGACGGGTGACCCGGAGCTCACCGCCCAGTCGCCCGGCCAGCCAGCGGAGCGTCCACAGGCCGACACCGGAGGTGTGCTCGACGGGCGTCTCTCGATCCGAGCGGAGCGCCCGGAGCTCACCCTCCGGGATTCCGACCCCGTCGTCGGTGACGCTGATCTCGACGGTGTCGCCGTCGCGGCGACAGCCGACGACGACGGTTGGCCGCGGCCCGGCGTGTTCGACCGCGTTCTCCACCGGGACCTCGACGAGCAACCGCACCGCCTGCGGCGACGCCGAGACGCTGGCGTCCGTACAGTCGAGCCGGAACGTCGCGTCGCCGTCGTCGTAGCGGTCGACCACCTCCCGGACGGCCGGCGCGAGCTGCGTCGGCGCCGGGTCGTCGGCAGACGCGACCGCCTCTTGGAACGCTCTGATCCCGTCTGCGACGGAGACGAGGTCCGCCGCGGCCCGTTCGATCGTCTCCGCACGGCTCTGGACCGTCGTCTCGTCACTGTCGTCGTCGCGGAGGAGTTCGGCGACGCCGTGGACGACGTTGAGCTTGTTGCGGACGTTGTGCCGGAGGACGCGGTTGACGACCGACAGCCGTTGTTCCCGACGCTTCACTCCGGTCACGTCGCGGGCGACGCCGGCCACGACCGGGTGATCCAGCCCGCCGTCCGCCAACGGGTCGCTCCTGTCGGCGGCGACGCGCTGACCGCGGACCTGGACCCAGGCTTCCCCCTCGGGTGGGCCGACGCGGCGTAGCTCCAGTTCGAACGGCTCCCCGTCTACCAGACACTCCGACATCGCCCGGCGGAGCCGGCGCCCGCTGTCGTCGTCGTACTCGTCACAGACCGCGTCGAGCGACACCGTGTCCGGCTGTCGGGCCAGCTGTGTGCCGGCGGTCTGTTCGACCGTGTCCGCGGCCGGGTCGTAGCGCCAGCCGCCGGTGTCGGCGACCTCTTCGGTGGCGACGAGCCGGCGGATCCGTTCGGTCCGACGCTTGAGGTCCGTCGTGTCCTCGATCCCGACGACCACCTTCACCACCTCGCCGTCGTCGTCCGTGATCGGCGCGGAGTTGCTCGACAGCCACCGCCGGTCGCCGTCCGGCCGGACCAGCCAGTGTTCGAAGCCGTAGACGGGCTCGCCGGTCTCGAACACGCGCGTCACCGGGTGTTCGTCGTTCGCGACCGGGCTGCCGTCGTCGTGTGTGATCTCCCACTCCGGGTCGGTGTACGTCCGGGCCGTGATCTCCTCGCGGCGGAGCCCGAGCAGTTCCTGGGCTCGTTCGTTCGCGGTCTCGATCTCACCGTCGGCGCCGACTACGACGACGCCGACGGGGCTCGTCGCCAGGATCCGTTCGAGCAGGCCGTCCGACTCCCGCCGGACGCGTCTGGTGTTCCAGACGACACCGTCCCCGTCTGCCGCGGGCGAGAGCCGGCTCTCGAAGCGCCCGTGGCCGTCGACGCCGTCGTGACGGAACGTCTCCGCCGACTCGTCCAGCGTCGCCAGCGCCGACGCGAACTGGTCCGACGCCGTCGCCGCCACCACCTCGCAGACGTCCGTGCCCATCGGTTCGGGTTCGTGTGGCGCCGCGTCCTCGTCGACTGTCGTCAGCACTCGCTCGACCTGCCCGTCGACGTCGAGCAGGAGCACAGCCCCGTCCGTGGGCGTCGTCACTGTCCTCGAAACGGGGTCGATGGTCGCCCGCGACGCCACGACGACCCCGCAGTCGTCGACGTCCCCCAGTCTGTCCGTCCCATTCCGTGTCCCTGATTCACACGGGTGGGCTTGAATCCTCCGGCTACCCGAGTGACCTCGGCCAAGAGCGAGAGCAGGTCGGCCGGGCCGGCCGTGCCGGCAACACGCCCAGGGCCGCCGACGGGGGCGTCGATCCACCTCCGGGCTGGCTCGCCTCCGCGCTCGCCGTCCGGGTCCGCGTCGACTGTCGTCGGTGGCCTCGACTGTCGTCGGCGCCGTCGACTGTGCGTGCGGGCGGAGCCGGCGGAACAGAACGAATAAACGCCCGGCGAGCCTCGTGACCGATCTGATGGAGCGTCGCACGAGATCCTACCTCGCCGGGCGGTTCGGCGACTACTACCGGGGGCGGACGGTGACGCCGCCGCCGGACGCAGACCACCGCGAGTGGGGTCACATCCCGTTCACCGGCGGCGAGGGGACGACGATGGTCCGCCACCAGTCGTTGTTGGACGTGGCCGGCGGTCCGGCGGAGCTGGGGTCGTTCCTCGCGCGGGAGACACCCAGACACGTCTACTTCTCGGCGGCGCGGTACGACGACCCCAGCAACCGGACGATGGCGGACAAAGGGTGGCAGGGGGCGGATCTCGTGTTCGACTTGGACGCCGACCACCTCCCGGGCGTCGATCCGGAGACGACGAGCTACCCGGCGATGCTCCACGCCTGCAAGGAGGCCCTCCAGGACCTGTTGGACGTGCTCGTCCGGGACTTCGGCTTCCGCGACGACCAACTGCAGGTCGTGTTCTCCGGCGGCCGCGGCTACCACGTCCACGTCCGGGACGACAGCGTCGCCGGTCTGGACTCCGAGGCCCGCCGGGAGATCGTCGACTACGTTCGCGGGCTGGGACTCGACGAGGACGGGCTGATCGAGAAACGACCCAACGAGCGTGGCACCCTCCAGAAGACGCTGCGGGCAGAGGGCGGCTGGGGGCGACGGGTCCACGACCGGCTCCTGTCGTACACCGAGCGGCTGCGGGAACTACCGGAGGAGGCGGCGTTGGCGGAGCTCCAAGAGCTGGACGGTGTCGGCGAGAAGACGGCCCGGACGATCTACGGCGTGCTCCAGAACAACCCGGAGGGGGTCCGAGCGGGCAACGTGGAACTCGGCCCCGGCGCGGGGACGCTGGTCCGGGCGCTGGCGGATCGCGTGGTAGACGAGGAGACGGCACCGATCGACGAGCCGGTGACGACGGACGTGCGGCGGCTGATCCGGCTGCCCGGCAGCCTCCACGGCGGCACGGGGTTCGTCGTCCGGCGGCTGGACCGCGACGCGGTGGCCGACTTCGAGCCGACACGAGACGCCGTCGCCGACCGCTTTCGGGGCCAACGGATCATGATCGACGTGACCGATCCCGGTCCGGTTCCGGTGGGTGCGGACGCCGACGACAGCTTTACAATCGCCGAGGGGACACGTTCAGTCCGCGAGTTCGTCGGCGTGTTCCTGCTGGCGCGGGGCCGCGCCGAGAAGACGGCGGAGTGACCCGAGCGACACGACAGAGACGACAGCGACACCACAGACGACACGACACCGACGATGGATCTCGAGGAGCTACGGAGTGTTCGAGAACAGGAGCGGCGGACGGACAGCCTCCAGCACCTCCGTGACTCCTTCTACGACGACGCCGTCGACTACGTTCGGGACCTGAAACGCGAGCGGAGCCGCCGGGCCGAGGCCGCCGGCGACCCGTACACCGACGAGGCGATGCGGCTGACCGACGAGATCGACACCGCAGAGGAGGTGATCGAGTCGCTGTACGAGCGCCGCCGCGGGAAGGTGGTGAAGCTCGCCTCCTTCGCCGCCGCCGGGATGCCCGCCGAGGAGGACGGGATGACGGACCAGGAACGCGAGATGTTCGCGGACGTGGTCGAACGGATCGAGGCGAACGAGGCGTCCGTCCTCGGGCGCCTGGAGACGGAGTCTGCAGACGCCGCCCTGTCGGAGGCGACGGCCGGCGCCGCCGAGTCGACGGGCCCGGAAGCGACTGGGCCCGCCGACCCGGCAGAGAGGGACGAATCGACGGTGATCGGCGAGCCGACTGGGGCAGACGATCCGACTACGCCCGGCGAGTCGGCCGGGGCAGACGATCCGACTACGCCCGGCGAGTCGGCCGGGGCAGACGATCCGACTGCGCCAGAGTCGACAGCCTCCGAGACGGCGTCAGACCCCGCCGCGACCCAGACGGCCACGGGGGGGACGGAGCCGGCCGACGACGGCAGCGTGTTGGCGGACGCGATGGGCGGGCCGACGGAGTCGTCCGTGGACGGCCCGACGGCCGCCGACGACGCGTCTGCGACGGAGCCGTCCGCGGACAGTGCGCCTGCGACGGAGTCGTCTGCAGACGGCCCGACGACGACAGAGACTGACCGGCCTGCCGCCGAGGCTGCGGCCGCTGCCGGGTCGCCGGAGGCTGCTCACGGCGACGACACGTCGGTGACGAGCTCCGACGCCTCCGTGGCACCGGGGACCGACTCCGGCGCCACCCCGACGGGTGACCCGTCGCCTGCGTCCGATCCGGAGCCGCAGACACCCTCGGCGGACGACCCGGTGCCGCAGACACCCTCGGCGGACGACCCAGGGGAAGCGACCGACGAGGCGGCCGGCGACGAGACGGCGGTCGTCGCAGACGACGACCGCGAGACCGTCCGGGTGACGAGCGACGTGGGCGAGGTGTTCGGAGTGGACGACCGCGCGTACGACCTCCGGGCGTCGGACGTGGTGCGGCTCCCGCGGGCGGTCGCAGAGCCGTTGGTCGACCGTGGCGCCGCGGAGCCGCTGTGAGCCGGCGGGCGAAGCGTCGGCCATAAGTAGGCCGGTACAGTTGTTGCGGGTATGACGGACCAGAGCGGACGCAGGAAGCGCAAGCGAACGGGTGGGCGACGCGTGCCCTCCAGCGACAAACAGGCGAACCAGCGCGGCCGCGAGCCCGCCGAGACGACCGTCGACGAGGAACGGATCCAGACTGTCGACACTCGCGGCAACGGCCAGAAGGTGCGGGCGCTGTCGACCGACACCGCCCAGGTGGCCGTCGACGGCGACACGGAGACCGCCGAGATCGAGAACGTCGTCGAGAACCCGGCGAACGTCAACTACGTCCGCCGGAACATCGTCACGAAAGGCGCCGTGATCGAGACCAGCGCGGGGCGCGCCCGCGTCACCTCCCGACCGGGCCAGAGCGGCCAAGTCAACGCCGTCCTGACCGAGGAGTAACGTCGCCGTCTTCTCGCGGGTCGTCTCGTCGGTGGTGGTGGGCGTCGGAGACGCCGGTCTCGCTCGGGACGCGAACGATATCTCCCGAGAGTGTCGTGACAGTACACTGCAGGAGTGTACGTAGCCACGCGCGTATCTCTATCGAGCGTGAGCGAAACCAACGGTACGGAGCCGGGACCGACGACCAGACGGAGTGTACTATCGGTTCTCGCGTCAGCGTCTGCGCTGTCGGCGGTTCCAAGCACAGTCGGCGCGACAGAACGAACGAAGCGCGTCCCGAAGTACCTGAGCGGCGGTGAGGTCGTCGAGTGGATGGAGGCCCTTCGCCGCTGGGACCGCCAGTACGACCGCGCGAGCAGACTGCTCCGCCAGTTCGACAGAGAACACTTCGGGAACCGTCCCGAGATCTTCACGACCGGGCTCGTCCGGAGCGACAGGAGTACGGGGAGCCGAACGGCTTCGAGATTGAGGTGACGTACGACGCTGGGGCCGGTCGACCGAACGTCCCGACGGAGGTCTCGGGTCTCCCAGTCCGCCAGGAGCCACAGGAGGCGGCACCTGTCCAGCAGGCCTGCAACAGCGGGGACTTCGACAGGTACGGTGGGGGAATCAACGTGCTCGACTATCTTGAGGCTGACCTGAACGGTACCGCAGGCTACCGCGTCGTCGACGGCAACGGGAACGAGTACATGGTCTCTGCGGCACACATCTTCGGCGACTGTGAGATCGAGTCCTTCGACGAAGCCTACCAACAGAACGAGGGGGTGGGGTCAATCGTCGGTGGCGTGTACGAGAAGGACTTCGTCGTGTTCGACGACAGCGCCGGGAACGCCGACATCGAGAACGCCATCCGGGAGCCCGACGGGACGGAGCGACCGATTGCCGGGTGTGCGAGCCGTGAAGAGATCAGTAACCGTGTCTCCAACCCAGTCGACGGGTACAGTAAGGTCGGAGTCTAGCGGTAAAGAGACCGGGGAGATCGGCACGAACCTGACTGTCGACCGTCTCTGTGAAAGCACGAGGGACACCACAATCGAGGGGAGTAGCAACACGGTTGCGGGCGACTCGGGTGGGCCGTACTACTCGACCGAGAACGGAGATGCGTACCTTCTCGGGCACCACTCGGTCGGTGCCACCATCGGTTCCTCGGGATTCCAGTGCGGAGAGGAGGTAACTGTCAGACTACGGAGTATCGGACTACCCTGTCACTGGGTGGCAGCGAAGACACAGTACTCTATCGTCTCCAACTGAGCCTACTGTTGGACGACTGTTCCGTCGGAGATCGCAACCGGGAGACGGGTCGAGTGCTCTCTTCTGTTCGTCTCCACCGTCACGGTGATGCTACTGGGACAGTTCCCGACCAGTTCAGAGAGCGAAACCGACGGCTCTCCGACGACGTTACCCTCTTCGTCGTACGTCGTGTCGTGAGAGACACCGACAACTTTCCCGAACGGAAGACCGACAATACCTCTCGTCGGGCCAGGGTCCGCCTCCTCGACAGGACGCTCGAGTACGTAGTTCACTGCTGCGGGTGTGGAGAACTCTGCTGTGCTCTCCCAGGATTCACTCCCGTACCGCTCAAACGATATCTCGTCTGCTCGCTCTCCACCGGGGGAAACGACGACTTCTGCCGAGTTGCCGCGTGCCCGTGTCCAGTTGGGATCGAGTAGAGTGTCTACTCGCCAGTGGTAACCCAAAATTCCAACGGGAATCGAACCGATACCACCGAGCACCAACTCCCGTCTGTTCACGAGCTACGTAGTGTCTAATATAGTAAAAGAATTTGTTAATTCGTCTCGAAGCTCTACTGTCACTGCTACTATCCGATCCCTCCCGATCGCAGTAGAGATCTGAGTAGACACGACGCCCACCGCGGTATTGAAGACGACCGGCCCACTCCCCTCCGAGCGTGAGCGACGACGACGCGCCGGCGCGGTACGACAGACTGGAGCGACACGAGACGGCGGGCGACCGCAACTCGCTGTGGCACTGGCGAGAGGCCAAGAGCCTGTTCGAGGTGGCGCGCAACTACGTGGTGACGTGGCTCGTCAGGGTGTCGCCGAGCCTGACGCTGAAGAACAGACTGCTGTTGGCGCTGGGGGTCACCGTCGGCGAGGGGGTGTCGTGGGGGTTGGAGGCGACGCCAGACGTGTTCTGGCCCGAACGGATCACGCTGGGCGACGACGTGATCGTGGGGTACGACGCGACGATCCTCTGTCACGAGTTCCTCCAGTCGGAGTACCGCGTCGGCGACGTGGTCGTGGGCGACCGGGCGATGATCGGCGCCGGTGCGGTGATCCTGCCCGGCGTCGAGATCGGCGCGGACGCGCAGGTGGCGGCCAACTCGTTGGTGACGGAGGACGTGCCGCCGGAGACGACCGTCGCGGGGGTGCCGGCGGAGCCGGTCGGCCGCGACGAGGACGGCGAGGGCGGCGGCGCGGAGTAGCCCGCCTGCTCACTGCCGGACGCGAGCGACGCCGTCGCGCACGGCCCGACGGTTGGGGACGAGGTACACCATCTCGTCCGTCTCGACGTGGGTGACGAACACGTCGATCTCCTGGACGACCCCCTCCACGTCGCCGATCTGGACCCGGTCGCCGATTCCGTACGGCTGGGTCAACAGGAGGTACAGCCCGGCGGAGCCGGACGCGAGGAGGTCACGGAGGGCGACGGCGGACAACACGACGGCGGCCGCGAGGTAGCCGCCCAACAGGACGATCAGCGCGGTCGTGGCGACGCCGATCTGCGCGAGCGCGATCAGGGCGGCGACGTAGACGACGCTCCACTTCGTCAACAACGGGAGCAGCCCCACCTCCGGGATCTTGACACCCCGGAGTCGTTCGTCGACGAGCAGTCCGGTCTTGTCGCCGACGATCAGCCCGGCGACGAGCACGAGCACGGCGACGAACACCCGCGGGAGGAAGGCGACGGCGACGCCCCAGAGGGCGGTGACGGACTCGACGCCGGCGGTCGTGAGCCCGACGACGACGAACACCAGGAACACGAAGTACCCGCTGAGACGCGCGAGGATCGTCACGGTGGAGACGCCGAACCCGCGGACGGTGCGTTCGAACGCCGTCCCCTCGATGCTCTCGGAGACCCCCAGCCGTTCGAGCAGTCTGCGGTTGAACGAGACGACGGCGTAGCTCACGACCGCCCCGACGGCGAGGACCACCGCCAACACGACGACCTGGAACGGGAGCAGCCGGAGGATTCGATCGATCGTCTCCAACTGAGCCGGGGCGGCCGCCGTGGCCGCGGCGGTGTGTGTCGCCATCTGTCAGTACTCCTCCGGATCCAGCTCCAACACGAGTTCACCGCTCTTGAACGCTCGCACGAGCCCGTCAGACTCCGACAGAGCGATCGAGACGGCGTTCGTGTCGCGGGTGATCGCGGCCGCGGCCATGTGGCGCGCGCCCAGCCCCTTCGGGATGTCGACCCCCTCGGCGGCGGGTTCGAGGTAGCGGTACGAGGAGACGATCTTGCCGGAGTCGGAGATGACGAACGCGCCGTCCAGCCGGGAGAACTCCTTGAGCATCACGTCCACGATGGGGTCGCCGACGTGGACGTGGCTCTTCTCGAAGGGGTTGTACGACAACGGCCGGGACTTGTTCATCGCCTTGCCGGCGTCGCCGACGACGAACAACGCCCCGACGGGCTTGCCCTTCTGACCCTTCTTTCCGAGCTCGATCGCCACCTCGAACACGTCGCGGATCACCTCCGACTCCGCCCGCGAGTTGACGAACAGATCGTAGATTCCGGACTGCATCGACTCCTCGACGGTGACACGGACGGTCGCGTCCGGGCTGTCGGTGAACACGCCCAGCACGCAGAGGATCGTCTGGCCGGTGGAGACGAGTCCGCGGTTCATCGCGCCCTCGATTCCGAAGCGGATCCGGTCGCGCACGTCCCGGAATCGGAGCGGCAGCTCGACGAACGACTCCGCACCGACATCGTCCGACGGGGCGACGACGACCGGCTCCTCGTCGGCGTCCCGGAAGTCGTCGTACAGCGACTGTGCCGGCGAGAAGAGGAACACCTCGTCGACATCGGTGAGGATGTCCGCGAGGAGGTCCGGAGAATTCATCATACCACACCCTCCGGGGCGGCCGACAAATCGTTTGCGGGAGCGTCAGACGCTTGTGGGGCGATCACACGCCACACTCGACACGATCGAGGGCAGACGAGCGGCCGTCCGGGACGACCGACCGAGCGCCCCCCGTCGGTCGTTAGACGAGCGAGCCGGGCAGACGAACGAGTCGGACGGGCGGGCGAGACCGGAAACCTTCTTGTCACCGAGTCACCTACGGACTGACAGAATGAGCACACCGACGCAGCGACGGGTGGAGTCGCTCGTCTCCGGCGACCCGGAGATGCGCGACGCCGTCCAGACGGTGTTGGACGCCGCCGCCAACGGCGAGGTCCAGTGGGTGGAGGTGCGCGACGACATCTCCAGTGGCCAGTGGGGCCGTCTGATCGAGAAAGGGGTCTTGGAAGACGGGGAGTCCGGGTTCACCCTCGCCGACCGTGACGCCGTCGAGGAGGCGCTGTCGGACGACGACGACGGGGCGGAGATCGACGGCGAGGCTGCCTCCTGGACCACCTACGACAAGCTCGCGGCCGTCGGCACCGGCGCCTTCTTCGTCGGCTACGCGTACGCGCCAGTCCGGAACGTCGTCGGCGGCGCGATGGACACGGTGTTGGGACCGCTCCAGGCGACGCTCCCCTTCTACGCCGTGGTGATGGTGATCGCGGTGTTCACCGGGCTGTACTCCACGCTCCTGCGGGCGAACCTGATGGACATGGACCGGATGTCCGCCTACCAGGAGAAGATGCAGGAGATCCAAGACCGCCGGAAGGCCGCCAAGGAACGCGGCGACGACGAGGCGCTCCAACAGATCCAGGAAGAACAGATGGACGCGATGGGCGACCAGCTCGGGATGTTCAAAGAACAGTTCCGCCCGATGGTGTGGATCATGTTCCTGACCATCCCGGCGTTCCTGTGGATGTACTGGAAGGTCGGCATCCGCGGGGCCGCCTCCCACGGGGAGTTCTCGGCGGTGGTCATGCCGCTCGTCGGCGAGGTGACGTGGACCGCGTCCGTCGTCGGCCCGATCCAGACGTGGATCGTCTGGTACTTCCTGTGTTCGATGGCGTTCACCC belongs to Halobaculum sp. MBLA0143 and includes:
- the dacZ gene encoding diadenylate cyclase DacZ; translated protein: MMNSPDLLADILTDVDEVFLFSPAQSLYDDFRDADEEPVVVAPSDDVGAESFVELPLRFRDVRDRIRFGIEGAMNRGLVSTGQTILCVLGVFTDSPDATVRVTVEESMQSGIYDLFVNSRAESEVIRDVFEVAIELGKKGQKGKPVGALFVVGDAGKAMNKSRPLSYNPFEKSHVHVGDPIVDVMLKEFSRLDGAFVISDSGKIVSSYRYLEPAAEGVDIPKGLGARHMAAAAITRDTNAVSIALSESDGLVRAFKSGELVLELDPEEY
- a CDS encoding DUF106 domain-containing protein produces the protein MSTPTQRRVESLVSGDPEMRDAVQTVLDAAANGEVQWVEVRDDISSGQWGRLIEKGVLEDGESGFTLADRDAVEEALSDDDDGAEIDGEAASWTTYDKLAAVGTGAFFVGYAYAPVRNVVGGAMDTVLGPLQATLPFYAVVMVIAVFTGLYSTLLRANLMDMDRMSAYQEKMQEIQDRRKAAKERGDDEALQQIQEEQMDAMGDQLGMFKEQFRPMVWIMFLTIPAFLWMYWKVGIRGAASHGEFSAVVMPLVGEVTWTASVVGPIQTWIVWYFLCSMAFTQLVQKGLNVQMSPT